One Actinomycetota bacterium DNA segment encodes these proteins:
- a CDS encoding AAA family ATPase produces the protein MDVTWPLVGRQAELEVLSAVLADTRAGGVVLVGEAGIGKTRMAREALARAEAAGWGVEWLAATRAAASIPFGAVSHLLPPAERLGDDRLDTLRRTAELLAGRSRGRPLLLGVDDAHLLDDASAALVHQLAFRGIAVVVATVRTGEPAPDPVIALWKDGLTRRLDLSALPPSATAELLERALGGPVDGVTKEEVLRITGGNPLYLRELVLGGLESGALRQVDKVWRWRGKLADATRLAELVQARLSTLDETARVAVELVAWGEPLGVGVLERLVGKDAVQAAEDGGLLVLERSGRRTLARLAHPLYGEVLRAVQPLSRARAVAERLAAAFGAGALRRRDDLLRVGAWQLEAGMATSPDLLLEAARQAAGRFDHELTERLARAAVDAGGGPTAVRVLAETLEWQGRHAEAVAVMDGEPPAQGAERARWASIRAGNLYWGLERTAEAEKVLQQAAVGEEGGEEAVAMLAWILLFDGRLPEAVAVAGRVLDRPEVPPQALVWAATAAVPALGSLGRLGEALAVADRGLAVAELHPQDLPWGETQLNLVRCQVLLGAGRLTEASAIADAGYQAAVADRSSERTGGWAGFRGLVAKAEGRVATAEAWLREAVALLDEQDPYRFMRWCLAELASVAALAGDQEAAVGWLERADARAGEANRYFDPWVELDKAWVAAGAGELTRAVALATRAADMARASKQFTLEVAALYDVARLGAPAAVRQRLEELVGLLEGRLAALLASSAVALAAKDGAALDRVGAAFEDLGALLLAAEAKAAAARAHRAAGRDASANASQERAAALAGTCQGALTPGLGPAVPVSVLTPREREVAMLAAAQASSREIATRLHLSVRTVDNYLGRVYAKLGVSSRARLATLLEVRASR, from the coding sequence GTGGACGTCACGTGGCCGCTGGTGGGGCGCCAGGCCGAGCTCGAGGTGCTGTCCGCCGTCCTTGCGGACACCCGTGCCGGCGGTGTGGTGCTCGTCGGTGAGGCCGGGATCGGCAAGACGAGGATGGCCCGGGAAGCCCTGGCCCGGGCCGAGGCGGCGGGGTGGGGGGTCGAGTGGCTGGCGGCAACCCGGGCGGCCGCTTCGATCCCGTTCGGGGCCGTCTCCCACCTGCTGCCCCCGGCCGAGCGCCTCGGCGACGATCGCCTCGACACCCTCCGCCGGACCGCCGAGCTGCTCGCCGGGCGGTCTCGTGGCCGGCCGCTGCTGCTCGGGGTCGACGACGCTCACCTGCTCGACGACGCCTCGGCCGCACTGGTGCACCAGCTCGCGTTCCGGGGCATCGCCGTGGTGGTCGCCACCGTGCGGACCGGCGAGCCGGCCCCCGACCCGGTGATCGCGCTCTGGAAGGATGGCCTGACCCGCCGCCTGGACCTGTCGGCGCTACCGCCGTCGGCAACCGCCGAGCTGCTCGAGCGGGCCCTCGGCGGGCCAGTCGACGGCGTGACCAAGGAGGAAGTGCTGCGGATCACCGGCGGCAACCCACTGTACCTGCGCGAGCTCGTCCTGGGCGGGCTGGAGAGCGGCGCCCTGCGCCAGGTGGACAAGGTGTGGCGTTGGAGGGGCAAGCTCGCGGACGCGACGCGCCTGGCCGAGCTGGTCCAGGCCCGCCTTTCCACGCTCGACGAGACGGCCAGGGTTGCAGTCGAACTGGTCGCTTGGGGTGAGCCCCTGGGCGTCGGTGTCCTCGAACGGCTGGTTGGCAAGGACGCGGTCCAGGCAGCCGAGGACGGCGGCCTGCTGGTGCTGGAGCGATCGGGCCGCCGCACGCTCGCCCGGCTCGCGCACCCCCTGTATGGCGAGGTGCTGCGGGCTGTCCAACCGCTGAGCCGAGCGCGGGCGGTGGCCGAGCGGCTGGCGGCCGCCTTCGGCGCCGGCGCCCTACGGCGACGGGACGACCTGTTGCGGGTCGGCGCCTGGCAGCTAGAAGCCGGCATGGCCACCAGCCCAGACCTGCTGCTGGAGGCGGCCCGGCAGGCCGCTGGCCGCTTCGACCATGAGCTGACCGAACGCCTGGCCCGTGCCGCGGTCGATGCCGGGGGTGGCCCGACCGCGGTGCGGGTCCTGGCCGAGACCCTCGAGTGGCAGGGCCGACACGCCGAGGCGGTGGCGGTGATGGACGGGGAGCCGCCGGCCCAGGGCGCCGAGCGGGCCCGCTGGGCAAGCATTCGGGCCGGGAACCTGTACTGGGGGCTGGAGCGGACCGCTGAGGCCGAGAAGGTCTTGCAGCAGGCGGCGGTGGGCGAGGAGGGTGGCGAGGAAGCGGTCGCCATGCTGGCCTGGATCCTGCTGTTTGACGGCCGCCTTCCCGAGGCCGTAGCCGTGGCCGGCCGGGTCCTGGATCGGCCGGAGGTTCCCCCGCAGGCGCTGGTGTGGGCCGCGACCGCGGCCGTGCCCGCCCTGGGGTCGCTTGGTCGGCTCGGCGAGGCGCTGGCCGTGGCCGACCGCGGGCTGGCCGTGGCCGAGCTCCACCCGCAGGACCTGCCCTGGGGCGAGACCCAGCTCAACCTGGTCCGCTGCCAGGTGCTGCTCGGCGCCGGGCGGCTCACCGAGGCCAGCGCGATCGCCGACGCCGGGTACCAGGCTGCGGTCGCCGACCGCTCATCGGAGCGGACCGGGGGTTGGGCCGGCTTCCGGGGCCTGGTCGCCAAGGCCGAGGGCCGGGTCGCGACCGCCGAGGCGTGGCTGCGGGAGGCGGTCGCCCTGCTGGATGAGCAGGATCCCTATCGGTTCATGCGCTGGTGTCTGGCCGAACTGGCCAGCGTGGCCGCCTTGGCCGGCGATCAGGAGGCGGCGGTGGGCTGGCTGGAGCGCGCGGACGCCCGCGCCGGAGAGGCCAACCGCTACTTTGATCCCTGGGTGGAGCTGGACAAGGCGTGGGTGGCCGCCGGTGCGGGTGAGCTCACCAGAGCCGTCGCCCTCGCGACCCGGGCGGCGGACATGGCCCGGGCTTCCAAGCAGTTCACCCTCGAGGTGGCCGCCCTGTACGACGTGGCCCGCCTGGGCGCCCCCGCCGCCGTCCGGCAACGGCTGGAGGAGTTGGTTGGCCTGCTGGAGGGTCGGCTGGCGGCGCTGCTGGCCAGCTCGGCGGTCGCGCTGGCCGCCAAGGATGGGGCGGCCCTGGATCGAGTCGGGGCCGCCTTCGAGGACCTGGGGGCCCTCTTGCTGGCAGCCGAGGCAAAGGCAGCGGCAGCCCGGGCTCACCGGGCCGCCGGGCGCGACGCCAGCGCCAACGCCTCCCAGGAGAGGGCCGCAGCCCTGGCCGGTACCTGCCAGGGCGCTCTCACTCCAGGCCTCGGCCCGGCCGTGCCAGTCTCGGTGCTCACGCCCCGAGAGCGGGAGGTGGCCATGCTGGCCGCCGCCCAGGCCTCCAGCCGCGAGATCGCGACCCGGCTCCACCTGTCCGTTCGTACGGTGGATAACTATCTGGGCCGCGTCTACGCCAAGCTCGGCGTCTCCAGTCGGGCGCGGCTGGCTACGCTGCTCGAGGTCAGGGCCTCGCGGTAG